One window from the genome of Mumia sp. ZJ1417 encodes:
- a CDS encoding exo-beta-N-acetylmuramidase NamZ domain-containing protein produces the protein MLGVASVPVLGGRAAATAAASPGNTTNGPKVRTGFETLAAAGFRELRGQRVGMISNPTGILRDLTHEVDVLAASPDVDIVAVFGPEHGFRGVSQAGQGQEFFIDAKTGLPVYNAYNDAARMSDQFAAAGIDTVVFDIQDVGARFYTYIWTMYLAMEAAAELDLRFVVLDRPNPITGVQAEGPVLHPEHSTFVGLKPISQQHGMTVGELAQLFNGEFLPAAIGKQVDLTVVPMRNWFRDMWFDETGLPWVLPSPNMPTVDTAIVYPGTALFEATALSEGRGTTRPFELIGAPNIDHRWAEALNARNLPGVRFREAYFTPTISKQVNKVCGGVQVYVEDRDAFDAITTGLAMIVTQRQEFPEYRWRTQDVTSFWLDKLTGTDRARLVIDAGGDVDEIVAGWQDDLAEFRKKRKKYLIYHQMRGRRP, from the coding sequence ATGCTCGGCGTGGCCAGCGTGCCGGTCCTCGGCGGCAGGGCCGCCGCCACAGCCGCAGCCAGCCCAGGCAACACCACCAACGGCCCCAAGGTCCGTACCGGCTTCGAAACCCTCGCTGCCGCCGGCTTCCGCGAGCTCCGCGGCCAGCGCGTCGGGATGATCTCCAACCCGACCGGCATCCTCCGCGACCTCACCCACGAGGTCGACGTCCTTGCGGCCAGCCCCGACGTCGACATCGTCGCCGTGTTCGGCCCGGAGCACGGGTTCCGTGGCGTATCTCAGGCCGGCCAGGGCCAAGAGTTCTTCATCGACGCCAAGACCGGACTGCCCGTCTACAACGCCTACAACGACGCCGCCCGGATGTCCGACCAGTTCGCGGCAGCCGGCATCGACACCGTCGTCTTCGACATCCAGGACGTCGGCGCGCGCTTCTACACCTACATCTGGACGATGTACCTCGCGATGGAGGCGGCCGCCGAGCTCGACCTGCGGTTCGTCGTCCTCGACCGCCCCAACCCGATCACCGGCGTCCAGGCCGAGGGGCCCGTCCTTCACCCGGAGCACTCCACCTTCGTCGGGCTGAAGCCGATCAGCCAGCAGCACGGCATGACGGTCGGCGAGCTGGCGCAGCTGTTCAACGGGGAGTTCCTGCCCGCCGCGATCGGCAAGCAGGTCGATCTCACGGTCGTGCCGATGAGGAACTGGTTCCGCGACATGTGGTTCGACGAGACCGGGCTCCCTTGGGTGCTGCCGTCGCCCAACATGCCGACGGTGGACACGGCGATCGTCTACCCCGGTACGGCGCTGTTCGAAGCCACCGCACTCTCTGAGGGCCGCGGCACGACCCGCCCGTTCGAGCTGATCGGCGCACCGAACATCGACCACCGCTGGGCGGAGGCGCTCAACGCTCGCAACCTCCCCGGCGTGCGCTTCCGCGAGGCGTACTTCACCCCGACGATCTCCAAGCAGGTCAACAAGGTCTGCGGCGGCGTGCAGGTGTATGTCGAGGACCGAGACGCCTTCGACGCCATCACCACCGGCCTCGCGATGATCGTCACGCAGCGCCAGGAGTTCCCCGAATACCGCTGGCGCACCCAGGATGTCACCTCGTTCTGGCTCGACAAGCTCACCGGCACCGACCGCGCCCGGCTCGTCATCGACGCCGGCGGGGACGTCGACGAGATCGTCGCCGGCTGGCAGGACGATCTCGCCGAGTTCCGGAAGAAGCGCAAGAAATACCTCATCTATCACCAGATGCGAGGCCGGCGACCGTAG
- a CDS encoding Fic family protein: MAGWSEGQWQPTVVEGVPRRDRRTGAYLRYIPDPLEARPLTLDSRLARTIADAERAVRALNAPGAESLASIARFLLRSEAIASSRIEGVTPSAKQVALAELGRSEHVRGVSEQAQLVANNMTVVREATSALVDAKEVTVDDIIELHRALMPENEHHHGLRTVQNWIGGSDWHPIDAEFVPPPAELVSDLMSDLVDDMNGAAHSPLVQAALVHAQFETIHPFTDGNGRVGRALIHTVLARRGLMTTAILPISLVLSTWRDRYVAGLVAYRYDGDPAEAGSIAGVRAWISTFVEAAESAAAQSADLAEQVEALRAAWTARVASHRESIGRRATPRADSASARLLRLLPEAPVVTASTLQRILDVSFPAASTALDELRQAGVVTTFTIERNATAYLATEVLDLITVAERRLASTKADTRTSPPNRPVPARAHRRS; the protein is encoded by the coding sequence GTGGCTGGCTGGTCCGAAGGGCAGTGGCAACCCACTGTCGTCGAGGGCGTTCCGCGTCGCGACCGGCGTACCGGCGCCTACCTGCGCTATATACCCGACCCGCTCGAGGCGCGCCCGCTCACTCTGGACTCGAGACTCGCGCGCACGATCGCTGACGCCGAACGTGCCGTTCGCGCTCTCAACGCCCCCGGCGCCGAGAGCCTGGCCTCGATCGCCCGGTTCCTGCTTCGGTCCGAGGCGATCGCCAGCTCCCGGATCGAGGGCGTCACACCGTCCGCGAAGCAGGTTGCCCTGGCCGAGCTCGGCCGAAGCGAGCATGTCCGCGGCGTGAGCGAGCAGGCACAGCTGGTCGCGAACAACATGACCGTCGTCCGGGAGGCCACGTCTGCCCTCGTCGACGCGAAAGAGGTGACCGTCGACGACATCATCGAGCTGCATCGCGCCCTGATGCCCGAGAACGAGCATCACCATGGCCTGCGCACCGTGCAGAACTGGATCGGCGGCTCGGACTGGCATCCGATCGACGCCGAATTCGTTCCGCCACCAGCCGAGCTCGTGAGCGACCTCATGTCTGACCTGGTCGATGACATGAACGGAGCGGCGCACTCACCCCTCGTGCAGGCCGCACTCGTGCACGCGCAGTTCGAGACGATCCACCCGTTCACCGACGGAAACGGTCGCGTGGGACGCGCTTTGATCCATACCGTTCTCGCCCGTCGCGGGCTGATGACGACCGCGATCCTCCCGATCAGCCTGGTCCTCTCCACATGGCGGGATCGATATGTCGCGGGCCTGGTCGCGTACCGGTACGACGGTGATCCCGCAGAGGCCGGGTCGATCGCTGGCGTGAGGGCCTGGATCTCGACGTTCGTCGAAGCCGCGGAGTCGGCAGCGGCCCAGTCCGCCGATCTCGCTGAGCAGGTCGAGGCACTCCGTGCCGCATGGACCGCGAGGGTCGCCTCCCATCGCGAGTCGATCGGCCGCCGAGCGACCCCGCGGGCCGACTCGGCTAGCGCACGGCTCCTGCGCCTCTTGCCCGAGGCGCCGGTGGTGACCGCGTCGACGCTCCAGCGGATCCTCGACGTCTCCTTCCCTGCGGCCAGTACTGCACTCGACGAGCTGCGTCAGGCCGGCGTGGTGACCACGTTCACGATCGAGCGCAACGCGACGGCCTACCTCGCGACCGAGGTCCTCGATCTGATCACCGTCGCCGAACGTCGCCTGGCGAGCACCAAGGCAGACACCAGGACGTCGCCACCGAACCGGCCTGTCCCGGCACGAGCGCACCGCCGATCCTGA
- a CDS encoding Ltp family lipoprotein: MSNAPPPQGPPGPPGGPRNAKAEAAAAKAYAKAQRPWYKKKRWQVAILFAAIVILVLLFGVGGDDEQKKDEAENAKDPEMSQSIEPTSPATDASDEDSWTTSQKQAVQAAEDYLDTTAMSKAGLIRQLSSDAGNGFSEADARFAANHVDADWNEEAVEAAEGYMEMGGFSRQSLIQQLTSSSGDQFTKAQAEYAADKVGL; encoded by the coding sequence GTGTCGAACGCACCGCCACCGCAAGGACCGCCGGGACCACCGGGCGGCCCCCGCAACGCGAAGGCAGAGGCCGCAGCAGCGAAGGCGTACGCGAAGGCTCAACGTCCCTGGTACAAGAAGAAGCGTTGGCAGGTCGCAATCCTCTTCGCCGCGATCGTCATCCTCGTCCTGCTTTTTGGTGTCGGAGGCGACGACGAGCAGAAGAAGGACGAGGCGGAGAACGCGAAGGACCCGGAGATGTCTCAGTCGATAGAGCCGACGTCGCCGGCGACGGACGCCTCCGACGAGGACTCGTGGACGACGAGCCAGAAGCAGGCCGTCCAGGCGGCCGAGGACTACCTGGACACGACCGCGATGTCGAAGGCCGGGCTCATCCGGCAACTCTCCTCAGATGCAGGGAACGGCTTCAGCGAGGCGGACGCCCGGTTCGCCGCGAACCACGTTGACGCCGACTGGAACGAGGAGGCCGTGGAGGCGGCCGAGGGCTACATGGAGATGGGAGGGTTCTCCCGCCAGAGCCTCATCCAGCAGCTGACGTCCTCGAGCGGCGACCAGTTCACCAAGGCCCAGGCCGAGTACGCCGCGGACAAGGTGGGTCTCTGA
- a CDS encoding putative quinol monooxygenase has product MNDLIGIARFDFRDGDVEEFKRLSEQAMEIVRAKEPGTLEYSVYFNADETEAIVIERYRDSEALLAHSANLAHLMEPVIATGSVHGELLGDPNAEIRGNLSDEGPVQLFTPFLTM; this is encoded by the coding sequence ATGAATGACCTCATCGGTATCGCGCGGTTCGACTTCCGCGACGGCGACGTCGAGGAGTTCAAGCGCCTGTCCGAGCAGGCCATGGAGATCGTCCGGGCCAAGGAACCCGGCACCCTCGAGTACAGCGTCTACTTCAACGCCGACGAGACCGAGGCGATCGTCATCGAGCGCTACCGCGACTCCGAGGCTCTCCTGGCGCACTCGGCGAACCTCGCCCACCTCATGGAGCCGGTGATCGCGACGGGCTCGGTGCACGGCGAGCTCCTCGGCGACCCGAACGCCGAGATCCGTGGGAACCTGAGCGACGAGGGTCCCGTCCAGCTGTTCACGCCGTTCCTGACGATGTGA
- a CDS encoding helix-hairpin-helix domain-containing protein — protein sequence MTTVSCCFLGFVPAIVIAAKANTRRAALWATGFTVAYLVGLALVGSQPEGANNIWSNVGGVLFFGTGVGALCYVAVVGPKLRWARTTRPSPVRTAAPVVDGAPPHDPNARAVAGVLAARQKRAEARAMAANDPQMARDLCIGRPDLPRHYDDGGLIDLNGAPAEVIARGLGLTQAQAEHIVEVRRQLGKFERVDDLVTLADLEPSVYDAAQERIILL from the coding sequence ATGACGACCGTCTCCTGCTGCTTCCTTGGCTTCGTCCCCGCGATAGTGATCGCCGCGAAGGCCAATACGCGGAGGGCAGCGTTGTGGGCGACAGGGTTCACCGTCGCCTATCTCGTCGGACTCGCCTTGGTCGGGTCGCAGCCGGAAGGAGCCAACAATATTTGGTCCAACGTTGGCGGCGTCCTCTTCTTTGGGACAGGCGTTGGAGCGCTTTGCTATGTCGCAGTTGTCGGTCCGAAGCTCCGCTGGGCCCGAACGACGCGACCTTCCCCTGTCCGGACGGCAGCTCCGGTAGTCGACGGCGCGCCTCCCCACGATCCCAACGCCCGCGCAGTCGCCGGCGTGCTCGCGGCACGGCAGAAGCGGGCGGAAGCGCGGGCCATGGCAGCCAATGACCCGCAGATGGCTCGCGATTTGTGCATCGGTCGACCTGACCTTCCCCGGCACTACGACGATGGCGGGTTGATCGACCTGAACGGTGCACCGGCGGAGGTCATCGCCAGAGGGCTCGGACTGACGCAAGCGCAGGCCGAGCACATCGTCGAAGTCCGGCGGCAACTGGGCAAGTTCGAGCGCGTCGACGACCTCGTGACGCTGGCCGACTTGGAACCGTCCGTGTACGACGCGGCACAGGAGCGCATCATCCTTCTGTGA
- a CDS encoding GNAT family N-acetyltransferase, translating into MIRREVPADIEAVRMVTAAAFRTAEHSAPPVEPGGDPGEATLISWLRDDAGWIPELSLVAVEGDQVVGHVIATRAEVDGRPALGLGPLSVLPRLQRTSVGSALMHAVLGGADALAESVVGLLGEPAYYRRFGFVPAASLDIVAPEPAWGDYFQVRTLTSYAGLAGHFRYARPFDRISE; encoded by the coding sequence ATGATCCGACGTGAGGTACCTGCCGACATCGAGGCCGTACGCATGGTGACCGCTGCGGCGTTCCGTACCGCCGAGCACAGCGCACCGCCCGTAGAGCCCGGAGGTGATCCGGGCGAGGCGACGCTGATCTCGTGGCTGCGTGACGATGCCGGATGGATTCCGGAGCTGTCCCTCGTGGCTGTCGAGGGCGACCAGGTCGTGGGCCACGTCATCGCCACGCGAGCCGAGGTCGATGGCCGTCCAGCTCTGGGCCTCGGGCCCCTCAGCGTTCTCCCGCGCCTGCAGCGCACGAGTGTCGGCTCAGCGCTCATGCACGCCGTGCTCGGAGGCGCCGACGCACTCGCCGAGTCGGTGGTGGGACTGCTCGGCGAGCCTGCCTATTACCGCCGTTTCGGCTTCGTCCCCGCAGCGTCGCTCGACATCGTCGCCCCAGAGCCTGCATGGGGCGACTACTTCCAGGTCCGCACCCTCACCTCGTACGCCGGGCTCGCCGGCCACTTCCGCTACGCCAGACCCTTCGACAGGATAAGCGAATAA
- a CDS encoding PH domain-containing protein: MSVIASWTLQNEMPIPDDVMPLLTPGEKPVAAFKTFRDSAVFTSKRLIVRDAQGITGKKVESHVLRQHATFRKY, translated from the coding sequence GTGTCTGTCATCGCCAGCTGGACCCTCCAGAACGAGATGCCGATCCCGGACGACGTGATGCCGCTGCTGACGCCGGGCGAGAAGCCCGTCGCCGCGTTCAAGACCTTCCGCGACAGCGCCGTGTTCACCTCAAAGCGCCTGATCGTGCGTGACGCACAGGGAATCACGGGCAAGAAGGTGGAGAGCCATGTCCTGCGCCAACACGCCACCTTTCGGAAATACTAG
- a CDS encoding alpha/beta hydrolase produces the protein MGVLFVHGAGGYRDDRVLADALGDVLRAPVDYPQLPDEDMSVEAWAGPLRERLAGLSADDVVIGHSFGATILQWVLPEDGWAPTRALLLAMPDWSPDGWDAAQYVYDGPEPRMRVSLHHCRDDEVVPYEHLALNAVRMPSARTVAHPAGGHQFVGLAGAIAEDVRGGR, from the coding sequence ATGGGGGTTCTCTTCGTCCACGGCGCGGGTGGTTATCGAGACGATCGAGTCCTGGCCGACGCGCTCGGTGACGTGCTCCGTGCTCCCGTGGACTACCCGCAACTGCCCGACGAGGACATGTCTGTGGAGGCGTGGGCCGGCCCCCTCAGAGAGCGGCTGGCCGGGCTCAGTGCCGACGACGTCGTCATCGGTCACTCGTTCGGGGCGACCATCCTGCAGTGGGTGCTTCCCGAGGATGGGTGGGCGCCGACGAGAGCCTTGCTGCTCGCGATGCCGGACTGGAGTCCGGACGGGTGGGACGCCGCGCAGTACGTGTACGACGGGCCGGAGCCGCGGATGCGTGTCTCGCTGCACCACTGTCGTGACGACGAGGTGGTGCCGTACGAGCATCTGGCGCTGAACGCCGTACGGATGCCCTCGGCGCGCACGGTCGCGCACCCTGCGGGCGGCCACCAGTTCGTGGGGCTGGCTGGGGCGATCGCGGAGGACGTGCGCGGCGGGCGGTGA
- a CDS encoding serine hydrolase domain-containing protein: protein MRRTSGIVAVAAAVVVGAFAAPAGAVDPPGHQTGPPTVTGEDVRFSPHRTLRAGTPERAGLLPEHIARIMPDLASYLQTTPENPTYPMYAGAVALVAKDGVVVEHGAVGDAVRYARADGTELPEDQQIPMTEDTLFDLASVTKLFTVVVTLQLVDQGVVGLDTPVADYLPEFAQNGKGAVTVKHLLTHTSGLRSWINLYSAYPTPEARIAAVYAQTLVTPPGTAYVYSDLGLITLGKLAERVTGQTLDALVAERITDPLGMTDTMFNPPASLRPRIAATEDMSSIGRGMVHGQVHDENAWSLGGVAGHAGLFSTAGDLAVFGQMLLNGGRYGKERILSEDIVREAITDQNVGIPPAITSRRGLGFELNQPYYMASVDSPVTFGHTGFTGTSLVMDPLSGSLAVLLTNRVHPNRAWGSNNGARQSVARNLGRALPVRPAVGRTAWFAGRPSATTHTLTAPLSRTASEAAWLSFRLWYDTEEGYDVGRLEASVDGGTTWQLVPLDLAAGGARRSTDGTFSGFEGRQWLKAGAALPAGATHARWTYTGLRATPSRGRGVYVDGVLAVDRGGVLVNGQRPSDAARFVADGWAESTN, encoded by the coding sequence ATGCGTCGTACGAGCGGGATCGTGGCAGTGGCCGCGGCGGTCGTGGTCGGAGCGTTCGCCGCGCCGGCAGGAGCGGTCGACCCACCAGGACACCAGACCGGACCGCCGACCGTGACCGGTGAGGACGTCCGCTTCTCCCCACATCGCACCTTGCGCGCCGGGACGCCGGAGCGCGCAGGCCTGCTCCCCGAGCACATCGCGCGGATCATGCCCGACCTCGCCTCGTACCTGCAGACCACGCCCGAGAACCCGACCTACCCCATGTACGCCGGGGCGGTCGCGCTCGTCGCCAAGGACGGCGTCGTCGTCGAGCACGGCGCGGTGGGCGACGCGGTGCGATACGCACGCGCCGACGGCACCGAGCTGCCCGAGGACCAGCAGATCCCGATGACCGAGGACACGCTCTTCGACCTCGCGTCGGTCACGAAGCTGTTCACCGTCGTCGTCACGCTGCAGCTGGTGGATCAGGGCGTGGTCGGCCTCGACACCCCGGTGGCCGACTACCTCCCCGAGTTCGCCCAGAACGGCAAGGGCGCGGTCACGGTCAAGCACCTGCTGACGCACACCTCGGGTCTGCGGAGCTGGATCAACCTCTACTCGGCCTACCCGACGCCGGAGGCGCGCATCGCCGCTGTCTACGCCCAGACCCTCGTGACTCCTCCGGGCACGGCGTACGTCTACTCCGACCTCGGCCTGATCACCCTCGGCAAGCTCGCTGAGCGCGTCACCGGCCAGACTCTCGATGCGCTCGTGGCCGAGCGCATCACCGACCCGCTGGGCATGACCGACACCATGTTCAACCCGCCCGCGTCGCTGCGGCCTCGCATCGCGGCGACCGAGGACATGTCGTCGATCGGCCGCGGCATGGTGCATGGCCAGGTGCACGACGAGAACGCCTGGTCGCTGGGCGGCGTCGCCGGCCACGCCGGGCTGTTCTCGACCGCCGGCGACCTCGCGGTCTTCGGCCAGATGCTGCTCAACGGCGGCCGGTACGGCAAGGAGCGCATCCTCTCCGAGGACATCGTCCGCGAGGCCATCACCGACCAGAATGTCGGCATCCCGCCCGCGATCACGTCCCGCCGGGGGCTCGGTTTCGAGCTCAACCAGCCGTACTACATGGCCTCGGTCGACTCGCCCGTGACGTTCGGCCACACCGGCTTCACCGGCACGTCGCTCGTCATGGACCCGCTGTCCGGCTCGCTCGCCGTCCTGCTCACCAACCGCGTCCACCCCAACCGCGCGTGGGGCTCGAACAACGGCGCGCGGCAGTCGGTCGCCCGCAACCTCGGCCGAGCCCTCCCCGTACGGCCGGCGGTGGGACGTACGGCGTGGTTCGCCGGTCGGCCGAGCGCGACGACGCACACGCTCACCGCGCCGCTGTCCCGTACGGCGTCGGAGGCGGCGTGGCTGTCGTTCCGGCTCTGGTACGACACGGAGGAGGGGTACGACGTGGGGCGGCTCGAGGCCTCCGTCGACGGCGGGACGACGTGGCAGCTGGTGCCGCTCGACCTGGCGGCGGGCGGTGCGCGGCGGTCGACCGACGGCACGTTCTCCGGGTTCGAAGGTCGCCAGTGGCTGAAGGCGGGTGCTGCCCTGCCCGCCGGTGCGACGCACGCGCGGTGGACCTACACCGGCCTGCGCGCGACGCCGTCTCGTGGGCGGGGCGTCTACGTGGACGGTGTGCTCGCGGTGGATCGCGGCGGCGTGCTGGTCAACGGCCAGCGGCCGAGCGACGCTGCGCGCTTCGTGGCCGACGGTTGGGCGGAGTCGACGAACTGA
- a CDS encoding helix-turn-helix domain-containing protein, with amino-acid sequence MVVLVEIVVSEAAERLGVGPSRVRQLLNAGDLQGRRAGRDWLVSADDVARLQGQRRRPGRPLGPLRAWGLLDLLEGGAAPWLSYSARSQVRSSMSRLRDVGADHWRSMLRGRSRVVRVVAHPAAIPRLLARPEVHAAGAVEAVRRGFDLVALESQRDEVYVPSEEWPALKKSLTLRDAGPGEEASLVVRMPERVWPFDSPGGVSDAALAADLLEAAEPRAVSAGDRRLSELLREWQSK; translated from the coding sequence GTGGTGGTTCTTGTGGAGATCGTTGTCTCCGAGGCGGCCGAGCGTCTCGGTGTCGGCCCATCCCGCGTACGCCAACTGCTGAACGCTGGCGACCTGCAGGGACGTCGTGCCGGTCGTGACTGGCTCGTGTCAGCAGATGATGTTGCCCGCCTGCAGGGGCAACGTCGTCGGCCGGGCCGCCCGCTGGGCCCGCTGCGCGCGTGGGGCCTCCTCGATCTCCTTGAGGGTGGCGCGGCACCGTGGCTGTCGTACTCGGCGCGCAGTCAGGTCCGCTCGTCCATGTCGCGGCTGCGGGATGTCGGCGCTGATCACTGGCGGAGCATGCTGCGGGGTCGGAGCCGAGTCGTCCGGGTCGTCGCCCACCCGGCTGCCATACCCCGCCTGCTGGCACGCCCCGAGGTCCATGCGGCGGGGGCGGTCGAGGCCGTACGCCGCGGCTTCGACTTGGTTGCCCTCGAGAGTCAGCGTGACGAGGTGTACGTCCCCAGTGAGGAGTGGCCCGCGTTGAAGAAGTCGCTCACCCTCCGAGATGCCGGTCCTGGCGAGGAGGCCAGCCTCGTCGTCCGCATGCCCGAGCGGGTCTGGCCGTTCGACTCACCTGGCGGAGTCTCCGACGCCGCGCTGGCGGCCGACCTTCTCGAGGCGGCCGAGCCGCGAGCTGTCAGTGCGGGCGACCGACGTCTGAGCGAGCTCCTGAGAGAGTGGCAGAGCAAGTGA